The sequence TACAATGAACAATTAGATGGTAGAAAAAGAAATCGCACTGTTACACATGGTCGATATGAAACGTCTTATCATTCTCTTCAGTCTGATTTTCGGTTTAACAGAAACCGCATGTAGTAATGGTTCGACGACCGGTCAGCCGCTCGTGGTGGGTGAAACACCCATAGCTTCAGAAAGCCGTCTTATTGATGCACGACCTGATTGGGCAGCTATTCCCGGTGAGATAGCACCTGATTTCAGTTATACACTGGCGGATGGTACCCACAAATTGAGTGATTTACGAGGGAAACCGGTTATCGTCAACTTCTGGGCAAGCTGGTGTCTACCGTGCATCGAAGAGATGCCAACCCTCGATGCAGCACGCCGCACGAATCCTGATCTGGTCATCTTAGCGGTAAACCGTAACGAGTCAACTGAAACGATCAGCGCTTTCGCACCGAAGGTTGGAGTGAGTTTTCCGCTCATCACCGACCGCGACGG comes from Chloroflexus sp. Y-396-1 and encodes:
- a CDS encoding TlpA disulfide reductase family protein; translated protein: MVEKEIALLHMVDMKRLIILFSLIFGLTETACSNGSTTGQPLVVGETPIASESRLIDARPDWAAIPGEIAPDFSYTLADGTHKLSDLRGKPVIVNFWASWCLPCIEEMPTLDAARRTNPDLVILAVNRNESTETISAFAPKVGVSFPLITDRDGVIGERYGVINLPTTFFINRDGTIAVRHVGALTAERLAERLAEVR